TAGTTTGTCTTTCTTGATTTAATTCCATGTATATAACTAATTACTGTATTTACATTGAATCTATAACTTGAGTTAAACTCTTCCTGCTTCTCTAGTTTGAATGAGATATTTGTATTACCTTCTTTATAATCAAGGACAAAACTTGTGTCAGCGGATTTTGCATATTCCTTGTCTTTATTTTTTAATACATATTCAAATATTTTTTCTTGTAAATCAAAATCACTTAGTGGTGTTGCAATTTTACTTTGTGCTTTATTGCACATCTCTTTAAATATACCTGGCTTAACATTATACGTTACATCACCTTCATCTGTTATCTCCGGTTTAAGACCTTCAACAAACTCTTCATAATCCATAGATTGATGAAATGTAGTAAAAGCAATTCTACCTTCTTCAACAGCCTTTTGGTAATCTGCCATTATTTCTTTACGATTATCATATTTTTTACTTTCATTTATCAGATTCATTGCAATCTCAGCAGATATATATGTTTTACCAGTACCTGGAGCACCTTGTAATATTATTTGTTTTTTATGTTTTAATACTTTTTTTGCTTCTAATATATTTTTATTCATTAATAATTCCTTATGCCAATTTATAATAATTTTTGAAGTAGGTGCATCATAGTTTCCACACCTTTTTAATGTACCCCTTGGATCTGGTAATATCAAATTAGGATTATTATTCCAATCTAAAACTTTTACATTCCTCCGCAAATTAAACCATATATCGCTATTATCTTCTTCATAATATGAGTCACTTGTAACCTCAGTAAGTGCTATTAGTTTTCCACCTCTTTTTATTGCTACTATATCTCCAATCTTCATTGTCTCTTCAAAAAATTCTACTTCAGTTTTATCATCACCTAGACCAATGATTCCTAGTTCACTTAAAACTTCTTTCTCATTTACTGATCCTTGTTCATTTGGATGTATTTGCATATGCCAATAGTTCATTTTTTTTAACTCCTTTTTTTTGTATATTTTTTTATTATTGCATACTTAGTCGAAACTTTATATTTAAATCTTCAACTGATAATTTGCCACTTATAACGCGAATTAAAAGTCTGTCACGAATAGTTTTTAAAATGGTATTTTATATGCTAGTAATCTTGTCAAATAGATCGTCTGAATTCGCTCTAAATGAGTGTAGTGTTCCCCATGACTATCTTCCAAATCTTTTAATTGTTCTGGATTCATACCATCCTTTTAATATAAATATATTTTTATTTAAATATTGTACACCGAAATATGTTTAATCAATATACATAAATTATTTTGATATGTGTGTGCGAACGGTTGGTTCGCACAAATTGGCATTATTAGATATATTTTGATAATTACAGAACAAACTACAGTACATATTTTAAGTAGTTTGTCTTGTAGTTGTTTAATATCAGCCATTCAGGCAAAAAGAACCTTCATCTACATAGTTTAGTTCTTCTTTAACCTTGTACAAAATAACTTCATCGCTTTCTTTTCCCTTAAGTTCTATATAGTTGATAAAAGCCTGCACTTCAGCTGAAAATCTCTGATAGGACAGACTAATTCTAGATCTAATATCATCTAAATTAACCTTTTTAAAAGCAGAATTTTTAATTGGATTTAAAGTTTCAAATAATTTAAGTGATGCAGAGTTTAAATCATAATCTGCAAAGCCTATAGCCACAATTTCTGATAACCATCTTTCTATTAAATCTGAATTCTCTATCTCTGGATCGATATCACCAACTCCAACTAATTGTTTTTCTATACTCTCTCTTAATAACTGTATAACTTTTGTTTCAATACTTTCTTGTGACACGTTGTTTTCTCCTATAATAATTTTATAATTTCTATTTTTAAAATTTTCATTTTCCAAATTAATTACTGATTGTATATCCTGTTCTGATACATAACTAAAACCATATTTGTTGTTTAATTCTTCTTCTGTTGTGAATGGTTTAATTATCCATTTTAGACCTTCAGCTATACCCATGTTTAGTTGTATATTATTTGATTGACCTTTATTTACCTTTTCTCCTATGACAGTGTTTATAAACATGAACATTTTTTGTATTGTATTTATGGATCTAATACCACTGTTAAAATTTGAGCCTGCATCACATGACCAGCAATATTCAGTATTAAAATGTTTTTTATTTTTACAGTTATTACAGGCAACAACATTAGGTCTTATTGAACCAATTTTACTTCTAAATGCTATTTCTTCCTTTGTTTCTTGTTTATAAAAATTAAAGCTTGCAATAGCATTTTCTATCTCTTTTGGCTCTATATAATCAATTGAATCTTCCATAATCATTGTAGAGAATTCATGGAGAATAGAATTTATATTTCCATATGGTTCTAATACAAATTTTAATGCCTCAATAAATCCATTTTGCATTGTGATTATATATTGATCACTATTATGGTTGTCTTTAGCAATCTTTAAACCTTCATTTAAACTTAAAAACATGAGCACTATGTTATAAACTGGAAATGTCATGGGACTGTAATTTGAACCTGCATCACATTTAATGCAAATGCCAGTTTTTATATCAAGATTACGGCAACTGCTACACATAAATTCATCTGTATAGATATCATTATATTTATTCATTTTTAACTCCTCGATTATTATATTTATAATATGATTTTTTTAATATCATTTTTAAGATTTTTATCCCAGATCAAGCACTGTCAATTATTGGATCAATATCTGTTTATACTCAAATAATTTTCCTTCATAATTTTTCTAATATAAATAGAAACGGATTTTGCTAACAACATTAGAATAAAATGAAATATAAAGATTTCAAGAATCATTGGGATAATATATATCTTTAAATTGTGAACAAATGTTGTGTTGAATTGTAAAGTCTCAATTAAAGATCTAACAACTATTGTTACTCCTGTTATTATTGACCCAAACGTTGATGATAAAGTTATAAAATTTACAACCCCATCCAAAGCAAAGAATAAATTTACTTGTTTTTGTAAAGTTATTTTTTTATCCCTTTCTTCATCTTCAGTTATTACACCTGAATTATAATCAACCTCAATAGACATCTGCCTACCAGGCAAAGCATCAATATTGAATCTAGCACAAACTTCAATTATTTTTCTTGTAGAAGATAGAACAAAAACCGATAAAACTGACATAATGAAACCAATAATCAATATAACAAAGTAGTTAACGATATAGTCTGTGTACGTACTAACAGTTACAGAACCGATAGTTGATATAAAATAAATAAATTTTATTTTAATAGCTACAACTACTAACAAATCTAAAAAAAACAGTGTTGGCGCAATTGTTATTGGAATTTTATTTGATATTTTAAAGCCTATAGTAATTACAATAAGAATAGTTAAAGCCATTCCAATTAACAGCTTAAACATTTCAATAGTTTGTGGTGTTGTAAGTATCAAGCTAAAAATAATGACTATACCTATAATTAATTGTATCTTTAGTAATTTATTCATTTTTACTCCTCGTTAATTAACTGAGACAAGCAAATGTCTCTTATAAAAATTCATATACTTATATATGATTATCTATCTAACCTTAAACTCTAAGGCAATATTTGCTGCTGCTCTTGCATCACTTAGTGCTTCATGGTGATTTAATTGAATATTAAAATGTTTTGAAACTGTAGAAAGTTGGTGATTTTCAAGACGTGGCAGATATTTTCTTGCAGCTCTTAAAGTACAGTAGACTGTAGGTAAATTTGTCTTTATATCATAAAAATCGAGTAAACTATTTAATACTCCAAAATCAAAATGGGCATTATGGGCAACAATTACAGGAGTGTTTATTATATAACCTGATATAGTTTCCCATAATTCTTTAAATGTGGGTGCATTTTTAACCATTTCTTTGGTAATTCCGTGTATATTATCAGTAAACTCTTTTAGAAAATAATCCGGTTCTGGTGGTTTTATATAGCTTGAAAATTCTTTAATTATTTTACCATTCTCCACAACGATAATACCTATTTGGCAGGCACTGGTTTTAACTTTATTTGCTGTTTCAAAATCAATTGCTGTAAATGTCATATTTTCTCCATTGATTAGCCATTTTTATTATTAAATTAAAAATCAATTAAACAAATCTTTTTTATTTTTTTCAATTTCCGCAAGTTTCTGATATTCGGTGATAGATTCTTCATCAAAAATTGATTTAAGCTTATTTAGTTCCTTCATACTGAATGTTAAGGCAGAACCAAACTCACCATTATTTACATCATCCACAGATCTATATCTGTAGGAATAGATAGCTACCAACATCACCATTAATTTCACTTATGAAAAACATATAATTTATAAATGTGGGAGAAGCTTCCCAATTACCACCCCAATTATAAAATGCCATTTGTTCATAATAATTATTAAGTTCGTTTACATATTTTGACATTTTATTAATTTTATTTGCCTCTGCAACTTTATTCCACTCAATAGCTTTATTAATGACATTAAGGAATTCCACTCTGCGATCATTATCAAATGAGAATGCAATAGTTCCATAAAGATCCTGGCCCTCTAGTGCATTATTTAGACACTCAATTGTTCCAACTTCTATTTCAATACTCCAGGTAGCTAGCTGAACTAATGTAATAAAGATACTGATAAATAACATTTTTTTCATAATTTTTTTCTCCTAATTTTTTCGTATTATTAATATTTTCTTACTGACTAAGGTAGGCTTTTATTTTTTTAATTAAAAAGTTTACACCTTTTGAATTTGATGAGTTTTCAATTAATATTTCTAATATGCTTATAATATTTCTAATTGATATTTGCTCTTTTAATAACCCTTTAAGCACCTGGAGAATATCGCTAATGGTATACTCTTTATCTGTTTCTTCTAAAATAGCTGGGTAATTAACCTTTAAAGTATCCATTATATTTACCACGTCCTGTAAACCTAATAATTCATGGGCATAATTATGAATAATCTCATCTAAATGAGTAGCAATAATCGAAGGTGTATCGGCTACGGTATAACCTTCCACCTCGGCAAAAACTCTTATATCTTCAGTTATCCAGATTGCAGGAAGACCAAAAGCTGGATCTTTAGTCTTCGTACCTATTAACTTTTTCCTCTTTCCACCGGGATTTATTGCAAGATACTGACCTAAATTTATTTCACCCCTTCCAACTACAAAACCATTAAGTTTAATGATGTATTCTGAAGGATTAATTTTAATATTTTCCATAATTCTAATTTCTGGAACTGGTAAACCTAAACTCATAACAGTTTCATGTCTTATTTTGTTTATTCTGTCTAAAAGTTCTGAACCATACTCTTTGTCTATTAGTGGAATTAACCCATAGCCAAGGTCCAAACTTAATGGATCAATTGGAGTAAAGGAAGTTACATTATGCTTATCTTCAATAGAATCGAGTAACTTTTCTTCTATACATGATTGTAAATAATCCTTTCCTATATCACCTAATAAGGTTAATTTTTTCCACAGAACATCGATTATCCCTGGCTCTATATTTTGTCCATGCCCTATACCTCTAATTTTAGTAATTGTTCCATTGGTAAGCTTTATTAAAATTCTGGGAATGGAGGCTTCCATATTCAGGTCATTAGAATAATAGATGAGATATTCACCTTCTAATAATTGTTCAGTAACTGATGTTTCAGCACAAATACAGTAAGATTTTCTCTCAAAAGTTTTTTTATTAAGTAGCCCTTCTTGAAAAACACATTTATATTCTAGAAACTGATCCCAGTTAGTATTTTTACCCTTTAAAGAATTAACGAATGTTAATTGATCAGATTCATTGTTGTAGCTTATCCAGATACCATTTGTTATATTTAATTCATCTTCTGTATTGTTCATAATAGAATAATAAAATGTGGTAATGACAAATACTGTCACCTATATAAAAATAATTAAAAAAATTAAATATATCTATTCATACTTCTCAAGAAGTCTATTTGCATGCCAAAGAATTGATTCTATTACTCTATCGGATTCTAAAACTGTTATATGGTCTCCAAAAGTAATAGTCCATCTTGCAAACTCTTGAAGATTATGGACTTGTAAACTGAAAATATGTTTACCATTTTCATTTATATATTGTTGTGTAGAGTGTAAAGGTTGGGATAATAGTTTTAAATACATGGAATCGTCAACCTCAAACTTAACATCATCCTCAAATTCTTGTGGACCACTAACAAAAGTACCCCAACGGTTATTAATATATGCTAACTTCTCTCCAATTAAAATTTTGTTGTTACATTTATCCTTGGGAGTAATATTAACAATCTTACTAATAACAAAGTTTAATATTTTTTCATATCCATCATTAAAACAATAAAGATTGAGATACTCTGTCCCAGTATTTGAAATGATTCTTAGAGGTAGGATTAGGTAAGTTTTAATATTTCCTTCTTTATTATATTCGACCTCTAATATTCTATTTTGAATAAGAGCATCTAAAAGGTGTTTTAGGATCTTGTCATTAATATAATGTGCCCTATTTAATTTGGGAGCAATTTTATTCAATATATCATTTTTGAATATATTATTACTGGTTAAAGTTTGACCAAATGGAGATGTTTGAATAGCAGCGATAGTATACATATTATCAATACCTTTTAGCGTATCAAGGAAATTTGTATCGTATAGTCGATAACCTTCCCTACCACTCTCTATTAAACCAATTCCTCCCTCTTCAAAAGGAATATTAATATCATTTATATATCTAAATACTGTTCGCTTGTTTACACCTAACATATCAGCAATCTCTTGACCTGTCATCCAACTATATTGAGATAATTTGGCAAGAATCCTCATCATACGTTCAAATTTATTGCCCTCTTTTTCTGCCACTATAACCTCCAGGATCAAATAATAATTATAACTTTAATTTATCATGGATAAGAATAATTTACTATTTATGGTTTTTTTATTCATTAAAAAATCATAAATTTAACTCATCTAAAGTTTTAAAATCATTAGGGTAATTAACTTTTAAATATGCAATTTTATATCCATATAAGATATTATTTAAGTTACGAAACTTAGAAACAACTATATTTGAATAACTTATTAGTAGGTTTAATATTTCTTTTGCTTTTATTATATCATAACCATTTCCCACAGCCTTATTAATTAGTGTATCAATATTTTTATTATCATTTATATAATTGGTTCTAATAAACTCTGCTTCTTGTGAATTACAACCTAATAAGATAGTAAGTATATCAATTATTTGTTCTTTGAAAATTAAAACACCGTGGGTTTTGTTCAATACACATTTTATATTTTGATGAATATATTTTATTTTCTCTGGATTATTTTTTCCTTCTAAATATTTTGTTGTTATTTCTAATGGGGAAAAAGTAAAAGAGTCAATTGTAATTAGATCTTCAATGTTTTTTGGTTTATAAACTAATATATTACTTGCGCCTAGATTAAAGTCAAGATTGTGTAAATCAGAACGTTCTGCATCACATAAAAACTTAAAAGTAGATTCATCATCAGTGGGTATTTTAGCAATATTAAAGTTAGGTTCATAAGTTTTAATGGATTCCTCAATTTTTTTTAGCCTACTTAGTAATTTATATGGCATTAAAGATATATTCAGAACACCAAAATCCCAATTATTTTCCAATTTATATTGGCTTACAAGATGCCCACTATAAGGTTCTTTGTAAAATGGGATATAATTATTTATACTCTCTTTTGTAATTAATAAATTTGTAGAACTTACTTTTGTCTGCAATGGTGCTCCTGAAACAATATTTATATCTGCCATATAAGAACTAGATTTTTTAATTTTATACACAGAGATACCTAAAGCTTTTAAAGCTCTTTTTAACAGTTTTTCCCCGTTCAATCTAGGGAAGAAAAATATAGTTCTAGCACAATTTGCTTCACCATATTTTTTAATTAAATAATCAACGATTTCTTCTTTTCTTTCATAACATACATCGAGTGTAATAAATGGTATTTTACTTTTATCCAAGGAATAAAATAGATGAAGATTATATTTTATTGGATCTATATCTGATATAAATAACAAATACGCCACTAATGAACCCTTTATTTTTCCAGAACCTATAAAGAAAAAAATATCTTTATCTTCAGCAAATATTTTTAAATCCCAATGAATAAGGAAGTATATTGATAACTTTAAATCTGTAATCTGTTTAAGTTCTAGATTAATTCGTTCTACAACAGTCTTGGACTCTTCTATTTTTCTCTCTTTTAGCCCTTTAAAGCACAAATAATGCAAATATTCTTCAGGACTGTTATATAATTTGGGTATAAAAAAATTAGGCATTTCAACGTCTTTTACTTCAATATCAAAATGACATCTTTTGGCTATTCTAACAGTATTTTCTATTGCTTCTGGAAAATGTTTAAATAAGTTTGTCATTGTTTTGGTGGGTTTTAAATAGTATTCACTAGTTATGAAATCTTTTGTATTTGTTATCTTTCTTAGTAGACTATGGGCGCTGGAATGATTTTTTTCTAAATAACAAGCATAATTGGTTACTACTATAGGAATATTATTTTTGATTGATAAATTTAATAAGAATGCGTTTCTCTTTTCATCTTCTTCTAAGCCATGGTTCTGTAATTCTAAATAAAAATTATAATTTCCAAAAATATTGTGTAGTAGTTTAGCATGTAATTCTATATCTTCTTTTTTGGAATTAATAAAAGAAGATGTTGCTATTATCCCTTTCTTGTAAAGCTTTAAATCATTTAAAAAGATAAATGGATTATCATAGTCACCTTTTTTATAGCCTAAAGAAGATATCTTCATTAAATTTTTATACCCTTCAATATCTTCTGCAAATAGTAATAAGTTATGATTGATAACTTTATTAAAAACGACTTTTATTTCTAAACCTATAACTGGTTTTATATTGTTTTCTTTACATTTGGTATAAAACTCAATTATTCCGAACATGTTACCATAGTCAGTTAAGCCTAAATAGTTCATCCCATTTTCTTTTGCTTTAATTATTAGATCTTTGATTTTTATGGTACTTCTTCCTAGAGAGTAAGTGTTGATTCCCGAGCTATATGTAAACAAATATAATAATCTTTCCGATTTAATTAATTAGACCTGTAAGAGGAGATATTAAAAGAATGCGGGATTTCAATACCACGATCTTTCCCGCATTCTAAACAAAAAACTTACTATTATAATAATTGCAGATTTTTTTATTACAAGCTAAATAAACAATTTCATAAAAAACAGGATTTTTTGAACTGCATATGTCCTGTATGCTCAAATACATGCTTTACATACCACTGCAAATACCAAAAATATCATTACCACAGATCAATAATAATAATCAGGATTAAGTGCTTAAAATGTAAAAGTACTCATGCTCTAATTCCTGAATTCTCTCTTCCTAATACGAGTATAGGAACATTAGAAGCACAATTATATAAAAATCTTAGAGAGCAAAATGTATCACAAGTGAATGCATCACAAATCTTTTTGAACTTAGGTTTTAGTTCCAATTACGGGATTTCCCTTGAAAAAAGATTTAGAATCGCAGATCTAAAATCAAAAGCTCTTTTTACTAACCCAAATGATGAATTACATATACCGTCCAAAAGATCTATTTTAGATGTTAATAGATTATTTCTTGAAAGTGGATATAACCCACTCTATTTTTCCCGGAATAATATTCTGAGGATAAGAAAAATTAAACAGGGATTCCATTTACCACTTAATAAGCAGGGTTCCGTTATGAAAGATAGAGAACTAAATTCTTCATAGATATATTTAAAGGAGAAATTCTATGACAGAAGAAGAATTTAATTTAAAACGTGTAAAAATCTGTGAGTTTAGATACTCAGTCGTAGCTGAGCTGGGGAACCCCTATCTTGGGAGAGGTCAGCTAACACGATTAATAAAAGAAAAATCAAATAGAAATTATGCCATCCCTTATTCTAGCAGAAATTCACTCACCGAGGGCTGTATTAGACGCTGGTTTGCTCTTTACAGAAAATATGGAAAAGATGGACTTAATCCCAATATAAGAATAGATTCCGGGAAAAGCAGAACTATTAACGATAGAGAACAAACAGCCATAATAAGTATGCTGGAATCTAATCCTAAGTTGACGGCTACTGCTGCTGTCAAAAAACTTATTGATCAGGGAGTAATTAAAAATGATATCCCAAGCTCTACTTTATCTAGATTTATCCAATCAAATAGTTTGAGTTCTAAGAATAGGCAGTTAAATAGTGATAAAGAGAAGAATTTAAAATTCAATTTTTTCTATCCTATGGAATGTATTCAGTCCGATGTAATGTATGGTCCAAATATTCTAGATGATAAAGATGGAAAAGTAAAAAGAGCTATGCTTATGACGTTTTTAGATGATGCAACAAGAAGAATCATTTATGGTCGTTTCTCATTCTCAGAGAAATCAATTCTTTTTGAAGATGGAATAAAGCATATCCTACAAAGTCAGGGGATGATTGGGAAGCTGTATACAGATAACGGTTCAAGTTTTGTATCCAATCAGACAAAAAGAATTCTGGATATTCTTGGAATAACTCTACATCATAGCAAACCTGGGAGACCCCAAGGAAAAGGTAAACAAGAAAGATTTTACAGAACTGTAAGAGATCAGTTTCTTCGTCCACTGGATATAGATAGCGTAAAAGATATAAATGATCTGAATGCCAAATTTAATACATGGCTAGAGTGTGAATATCACCGCTCTCCACATAGAGGTTTAATAGATTTTATTACACCTATTGATGCCTGGATTGCTAAATCACAGCATATAAAACAGTTACCAGCAACCATAAATTTGGATAAGATATTCCTGCATTTTCTAACCAGAAAAGTATACAAAGATTCAACTTTTACCTTAGGGGGTACTCTTTTTGAAACACCCTCAATATTGATAGGGAAAAAAATAAATATATATTTTGATCCACACCCTCCAGTTAGTCGTGTTTTAGTTACATATGCTGGGAAAGAGTATGGATATGCTAGAATTGTTGATACATATGCAAATAGTATGGTTAAAAGGGGTTATTCTAGAAATGGAGATTTACAATCAGATGATATTAGTAACGAGTTTCATATAAATTTGACTGCTACTGATTTGGGAGATATTTATTATGACAAATAGGGAAATATTAGCTCATTTTAATCTATCCTCGGAGCCTTTTACTAGAGAAATAAAAACATCAGCACTTAAAAAACTTCCAGGAGTGAATAACGCTCTAGATCAGTTACAAATATTATTTGATACAAAGGGATTTGGAATACTCACAGGTCAATCTGGATCTGGGAAAACCTGTATATTGAGAATGGCTGTAGATGCTCTTAATCCAGGTATGTTTAAGCCATATTATATATGTCATACTTCTGTGGGAATACAGGAGTTTTATACTCATTTGTGTACCACATTTGGTTTACAACCTACGGGAAGAAGAGCTGCGATGTTCAAAAGTATTCATGAACATATTTTGAATATGCACAGAACTACTAATATTCATCCGGTTCTTATAATAGATGAGGCGGATAAATTAGGGACAGATATTTTACAGGAACTACGATTAATTGCAAATTTTAATTATGATTCTATTAATGCAATTACGATACTGCTTTGTGGTCAGGAACCACTTATTCAAAAACTAGGTCTCTCATCCTTAGAATCCCTTGCTAACTCCATTTCTGTAACGGTGAGGATAAAATCTTTAAATAAAGAAGAAACATTTTCATATATAGAACAGCGAATTAATGATGTTTCAACTGGAGGAAGTCTGTTTTCAAAGGGATCTATGAATTTGATACATGATGCTTCAAATGGAATTATGAGAGTAATTAATAATATGGCTCGAAATTCTTTATTAAAGGCACATTTAACCAATTCGCCAATTGTAGAAAAAGAGCATGTTC
Above is a genomic segment from Thiospirochaeta perfilievii containing:
- a CDS encoding McrB family protein, yielding MNYWHMQIHPNEQGSVNEKEVLSELGIIGLGDDKTEVEFFEETMKIGDIVAIKRGGKLIALTEVTSDSYYEEDNSDIWFNLRRNVKVLDWNNNPNLILPDPRGTLKRCGNYDAPTSKIIINWHKELLMNKNILEAKKVLKHKKQIILQGAPGTGKTYISAEIAMNLINESKKYDNRKEIMADYQKAVEEGRIAFTTFHQSMDYEEFVEGLKPEITDEGDVTYNVKPGIFKEMCNKAQSKIATPLSDFDLQEKIFEYVLKNKDKEYAKSADTSFVLDYKEGNTNISFKLEKQEEFNSSYRFNVNTVISYIHGIKSRKTNYSYARVLAQHLIDKQIIQVETVEAPKPYILIIDEINRGNISKVLGELITLLESDKRIGEENELRVKLPYSPEDEPFGIPSNLYIIGTMNTADRSVGHIDYAIRRRFSFITLQSHKSAIENYYTQLADNNAPSDIAIKLFEEIEEVMENISPDFDKHDLMIGHSYFMAKTKEDLELKLKYEIKPLLREYVKDGILILTPNENGDYKEIEDIIL
- a CDS encoding FHIPEP family type III secretion protein, with the translated sequence MNKLLKIQLIIGIVIIFSLILTTPQTIEMFKLLIGMALTILIVITIGFKISNKIPITIAPTLFFLDLLVVVAIKIKFIYFISTIGSVTVSTYTDYIVNYFVILIIGFIMSVLSVFVLSSTRKIIEVCARFNIDALPGRQMSIEVDYNSGVITEDEERDKKITLQKQVNLFFALDGVVNFITLSSTFGSIITGVTIVVRSLIETLQFNTTFVHNLKIYIIPMILEIFIFHFILMLLAKSVSIYIRKIMKENYLSINRY
- a CDS encoding 3'-5' exonuclease, which encodes MTFTAIDFETANKVKTSACQIGIIVVENGKIIKEFSSYIKPPEPDYFLKEFTDNIHGITKEMVKNAPTFKELWETISGYIINTPVIVAHNAHFDFGVLNSLLDFYDIKTNLPTVYCTLRAARKYLPRLENHQLSTVSKHFNIQLNHHEALSDARAAANIALEFKVR
- a CDS encoding FHIPEP family type III secretion protein — encoded protein: MNNTEDELNITNGIWISYNNESDQLTFVNSLKGKNTNWDQFLEYKCVFQEGLLNKKTFERKSYCICAETSVTEQLLEGEYLIYYSNDLNMEASIPRILIKLTNGTITKIRGIGHGQNIEPGIIDVLWKKLTLLGDIGKDYLQSCIEEKLLDSIEDKHNVTSFTPIDPLSLDLGYGLIPLIDKEYGSELLDRINKIRHETVMSLGLPVPEIRIMENIKINPSEYIIKLNGFVVGRGEINLGQYLAINPGGKRKKLIGTKTKDPAFGLPAIWITEDIRVFAEVEGYTVADTPSIIATHLDEIIHNYAHELLGLQDVVNIMDTLKVNYPAILEETDKEYTISDILQVLKGLLKEQISIRNIISILEILIENSSNSKGVNFLIKKIKAYLSQ
- a CDS encoding helix-turn-helix transcriptional regulator, coding for MAEKEGNKFERMMRILAKLSQYSWMTGQEIADMLGVNKRTVFRYINDINIPFEEGGIGLIESGREGYRLYDTNFLDTLKGIDNMYTIAAIQTSPFGQTLTSNNIFKNDILNKIAPKLNRAHYINDKILKHLLDALIQNRILEVEYNKEGNIKTYLILPLRIISNTGTEYLNLYCFNDGYEKILNFVISKIVNITPKDKCNNKILIGEKLAYINNRWGTFVSGPQEFEDDVKFEVDDSMYLKLLSQPLHSTQQYINENGKHIFSLQVHNLQEFARWTITFGDHITVLESDRVIESILWHANRLLEKYE
- a CDS encoding PHP domain-containing protein; translation: MFTYSSGINTYSLGRSTIKIKDLIIKAKENGMNYLGLTDYGNMFGIIEFYTKCKENNIKPVIGLEIKVVFNKVINHNLLLFAEDIEGYKNLMKISSLGYKKGDYDNPFIFLNDLKLYKKGIIATSSFINSKKEDIELHAKLLHNIFGNYNFYLELQNHGLEEDEKRNAFLLNLSIKNNIPIVVTNYACYLEKNHSSAHSLLRKITNTKDFITSEYYLKPTKTMTNLFKHFPEAIENTVRIAKRCHFDIEVKDVEMPNFFIPKLYNSPEEYLHYLCFKGLKERKIEESKTVVERINLELKQITDLKLSIYFLIHWDLKIFAEDKDIFFFIGSGKIKGSLVAYLLFISDIDPIKYNLHLFYSLDKSKIPFITLDVCYERKEEIVDYLIKKYGEANCARTIFFFPRLNGEKLLKRALKALGISVYKIKKSSSYMADINIVSGAPLQTKVSSTNLLITKESINNYIPFYKEPYSGHLVSQYKLENNWDFGVLNISLMPYKLLSRLKKIEESIKTYEPNFNIAKIPTDDESTFKFLCDAERSDLHNLDFNLGASNILVYKPKNIEDLITIDSFTFSPLEITTKYLEGKNNPEKIKYIHQNIKCVLNKTHGVLIFKEQIIDILTILLGCNSQEAEFIRTNYINDNKNIDTLINKAVGNGYDIIKAKEILNLLISYSNIVVSKFRNLNNILYGYKIAYLKVNYPNDFKTLDELNL
- a CDS encoding DDE-type integrase/transposase/recombinase produces the protein MTEEEFNLKRVKICEFRYSVVAELGNPYLGRGQLTRLIKEKSNRNYAIPYSSRNSLTEGCIRRWFALYRKYGKDGLNPNIRIDSGKSRTINDREQTAIISMLESNPKLTATAAVKKLIDQGVIKNDIPSSTLSRFIQSNSLSSKNRQLNSDKEKNLKFNFFYPMECIQSDVMYGPNILDDKDGKVKRAMLMTFLDDATRRIIYGRFSFSEKSILFEDGIKHILQSQGMIGKLYTDNGSSFVSNQTKRILDILGITLHHSKPGRPQGKGKQERFYRTVRDQFLRPLDIDSVKDINDLNAKFNTWLECEYHRSPHRGLIDFITPIDAWIAKSQHIKQLPATINLDKIFLHFLTRKVYKDSTFTLGGTLFETPSILIGKKINIYFDPHPPVSRVLVTYAGKEYGYARIVDTYANSMVKRGYSRNGDLQSDDISNEFHINLTATDLGDIYYDK
- a CDS encoding ExeA family protein codes for the protein MTNREILAHFNLSSEPFTREIKTSALKKLPGVNNALDQLQILFDTKGFGILTGQSGSGKTCILRMAVDALNPGMFKPYYICHTSVGIQEFYTHLCTTFGLQPTGRRAAMFKSIHEHILNMHRTTNIHPVLIIDEADKLGTDILQELRLIANFNYDSINAITILLCGQEPLIQKLGLSSLESLANSISVTVRIKSLNKEETFSYIEQRINDVSTGGSLFSKGSMNLIHDASNGIMRVINNMARNSLLKAHLTNSPIVEKEHVQAVLSR